The following coding sequences are from one Rissa tridactyla isolate bRisTri1 chromosome 14, bRisTri1.patW.cur.20221130, whole genome shotgun sequence window:
- the USP20 gene encoding ubiquitin carboxyl-terminal hydrolase 20 isoform X3 — translation MKNLGNSCYMNAALQALSNCPPLTQFFLECGGLVRTDKKPALCKSYQKLVSEVWHKKRPSYVVPSSLSHGIKLVNPMFRGYAQQDTQEFLRCLMDQLHEELKEPIVAETRDLDTSDQDDKREGDRSPSEDEFLSCDSSSDRGEDGQSRTTSGMGSSSLAETELLIQDEAGRGISEKERMKDRKFSCGHRRSNSEQVDEDADVDTTMMPVDGRASPEMLPAPRPASPCRTPEPDNDAYVRCSSRPCSPVHHEMHSKLSGSPPRSSPARLGPSYVLKKAQVQASGKKKKELRYRSVISDIFDGSILSLVQCLTCDRVSTTVETFQDLSLPIPGKEDLAKLHSAIYQNVPAKTGACGDNYASQGWIAFIMEYIRRFVVSCIPSWFWGPVVTLEDCLAAFFAADELKGDNMYSCERCKKLRNGVKYCKVLRLPEILCIHLKRFRHEVMYSFKINSHVSFPLEGLDLRPFLAKECVSQITTYDLLSVICHHGTAGSGHYIAYCQNVINGQWYEFDDQYVTEVHETVVQNAEAYVLFYRKSSEEAVRERQKVVSLASMKEHSLLQFYISREWLNKFNTFAEPGPITNHTFLCSHGGIPPNKYHYIDDLVVILPQNVWEYLYNRFGGGPAVNHLYVCSICQVEIEALAKRRRIEIDTFIKLNKAFQAEESPSVIYCISMQWFREWEAFVKGKDNEPPGPIDNSKIALTKAGGHVQVKQGADYGQISEETWIYLSTLYGGGPEIAIRQNVAQVQELENLHGEQKIEAETRAV, via the exons atgaaaaatCTTGGGAACTCCTGCTACATGAATGCAGCACTTCAGGCTCTCTCTAACTG ccCACCTCTCACACAGTTTTTTCTGGAATGTGGCGGACTGGTCCGTACAGATAAGAAACCAGCACTGTGCAAAAGTTACCAAAAGCTGGTGTCTGAGGTTTGGCATAAGAAACG CCCAAGTTATGTTGTTCCAAGCAGTCTGTCCCATGGAATTAAGCTCGTCAACCCCATGTTCCGAGGCTACGCACAGCAG GACACTCAGGAGTTCCTGCGGTGCCTGATGGATCAGCTTCACGAAGAACTGAAGGAACCAATTGTTGCAGAGACGAGGGATTTGGATACCAGTGACCAGGATGACAAACGAGAGGGAGACCGAAGTCCTTCGGAGGATGAGTTCCTTTCCTGTGACTCAAGCAGCGACAGAGGTGAAGATGGTCAAAGCCGCACCACAAGCGGCatgggcagcagctccctggcagagACAGAGCTGTTGATCCAGGACGAAGCAGGGAGGGGGATCTCCGAGAAGGAGAGGATGAAGGACAGGAAGTTCTCCTGTGGCCATCGGCGCAGCAACTCGGAGCAGGTGGATGAGGATGCAGATGTGGATACTACTATGATGCCAGTTGATGGTAGAGCCTCACCTGAGATGCTGCCAGCTCCCCGTCCTGCCAGCCCGTGTAGGACACCAG AACCTGACAACGATGCCTACGTGCGCTGCTCCTCGCGCCCCTGCAGTCCTGTCCATCATGAGATGCACTCCAAGCTCTCTGGCAGTCCTCCTCGCTCCAGTCCTGCCAGGCTCGGACCTTCCTACGTACTCAAGAAAG CCCAGGTGCAGGCttctgggaaaaagaagaaagaacttcGTTACCGTAGTGTGATTTCTGACATCTTCGATGGCTCCATTCTCAGCCTGGTGCAGTGCCTCACCTGTGACAGA GTTTCTACGACAGTGGAGACATTCCAGGACCTGTCACTTCCAATCCCAGGGAAGGAGGACTTGGCCAAGCTGCACTCAGCCATCTACCAAAATGTGCCAGCTAAGACAGGGGCATGTGGGGACAACTATGCCTCACAAGGCTGGATTGCTTTCATCATGGAGTACATCCGGAG ATTTGTGGTGTCCTGTATCCCTAGCTGGTTTTGGGGTCCCGTTGTGACGCTGGAGGATTGTCTTGCTGCCTTTTTTGCAGCGGATGAGTTGAAGG GGGACAACATGTACAGTTGTGAACGGTGTAAAAA acTGCGGAATGGAGTAAAGTACTGCAAAGTCCTCCGGCTACCAGAG ATTCTTTGCATCCACTTGAAACGGTTCCGGCATGAGGTGATGTATTCCTTCAAGATCAACAGTCATGTCTCCTTCCCCTTGGAAGGGCTGGATCTGCGACCTTTCCTAGCCAAGGAATGTGTCTCCCAGATCACCACCTACGATCTCCTGTCAGTCATCTGCCACCATGGCACAGCAGGCA GTGGGCATTACATAGCCTACTGCCAGAACGTGATCAACGGCCAGTGGTACGAGTTTGATGACCAGTATGTCACTGAAGTCCATGAGACCGTGGTACAGAATGCAGAAGCCTATGTCTTGTTCTACAG GAAAAGCAGTGAAGAAGCTGTGCGAGAGCGTCAGAAGGTTGTGTCCCTTGCCAGCATGAAGGAGCACAGTTTACTCCAGTTCTACATCTCTCGAGAGTGGCTCAATAAATTCAACACCTTTGCTGAGCCTGGTCCCATCACCAATCACACCTTCCTGTGCTCTCACGGAG GGATCCCTCCTAATAAATACCACTACATCGATGACCTGGTTGTGATTCTGCCCCAGAACGTGTGGGAATATCTCTACAACAG GTTCGGGGGTGGCCCTGCTGTGAACCATCTGTACGTGTGCTCGATTTGCCAAGTGGAGATTGAAGCACTTGCCAAACGCAGAAGAATTGAAATAGACACCTTCATCAAG CTGAACAAGGCTTTCCAGGCAGAGGAGTCTCCAAGTGTCATCTACTGTATCAGCATGCAGTGGTTCCGTGAGTGGGAAGCCTTTGTCAAGGGGAAGGATAACG AGCCTCCCGGACCAATTGACAACAGCAAGATTGCACTCACAAAAGCAGGTGGCCACGTGCAAGTTAAGCAGG GCGCTGACTACGGGCAGATTTCCGAGGAGACATGGATTTATTTAAGCACACTGTATGGAGGGGGCCCAGAGATTGCTATCAGACAGAATGTGGCCCAGGTCCAAGAACTGGAAAACCTCCATGGGGAGCAGAAGATTGAAGCGGAGACGCGGGCTGTGTGA
- the USP20 gene encoding ubiquitin carboxyl-terminal hydrolase 20 isoform X1: MGDTRDICPHLDSIGEVTRDDLLLKSKGTCQSCGAVGPNLWACLQIGCPYVGCGESFADHSTLHAQAKKHNLTVNLTTFRIWCYACEKEVFLDQRLAAHTQSPPVKFSEPDSPLPAHPLKAVPIAVADEGESESEDDDLKPRGLTGMKNLGNSCYMNAALQALSNCPPLTQFFLECGGLVRTDKKPALCKSYQKLVSEVWHKKRPSYVVPSSLSHGIKLVNPMFRGYAQQDTQEFLRCLMDQLHEELKEPIVAETRDLDTSDQDDKREGDRSPSEDEFLSCDSSSDRGEDGQSRTTSGMGSSSLAETELLIQDEAGRGISEKERMKDRKFSCGHRRSNSEQVDEDADVDTTMMPVDGRASPEMLPAPRPASPCRTPEPDNDAYVRCSSRPCSPVHHEMHSKLSGSPPRSSPARLGPSYVLKKAQVQASGKKKKELRYRSVISDIFDGSILSLVQCLTCDRVSTTVETFQDLSLPIPGKEDLAKLHSAIYQNVPAKTGACGDNYASQGWIAFIMEYIRRFVVSCIPSWFWGPVVTLEDCLAAFFAADELKGDNMYSCERCKKLRNGVKYCKVLRLPEILCIHLKRFRHEVMYSFKINSHVSFPLEGLDLRPFLAKECVSQITTYDLLSVICHHGTAGSGHYIAYCQNVINGQWYEFDDQYVTEVHETVVQNAEAYVLFYRKSSEEAVRERQKVVSLASMKEHSLLQFYISREWLNKFNTFAEPGPITNHTFLCSHGGIPPNKYHYIDDLVVILPQNVWEYLYNRFGGGPAVNHLYVCSICQVEIEALAKRRRIEIDTFIKLNKAFQAEESPSVIYCISMQWFREWEAFVKGKDNEPPGPIDNSKIALTKAGGHVQVKQGADYGQISEETWIYLSTLYGGGPEIAIRQNVAQVQELENLHGEQKIEAETRAV, translated from the exons ATGGGGGATACAAGAGACATCTGTCCTCACCTGGATTCCATAGGAGAGGTGACCAGGGATGATCTGCTGCTCAAATCCAAG GGAACTTGCCAGTCTTGTGGAGCTGTGGGACCAAATCTCTGGGCTTGTCTTCAG ATTGGTTGTCCTTATGTTGGTTGTGGGGAGTCCTTTGCTGACCACAGCACACTTCATGCACAG gCCAAAAAGCACAACCTGACGGTGAATCTGACCACTTTCCGCATCTGGTGTTATGCTTGTGAAAAGGAGGTGTTCTTGGACCAGCGGCTGGCAGCGCACACACAGTCACCACCAGTAAAGTTCTCTGAACCG GATTCTCCACTGCCTGCTCACCCTTTGAAAGCTGTTCCGATTGCAGTGGCTGATGAAGGTGAATCTGAATCTGAGGATGATGATTTGAAACCAAGAG gccttactggaatgaaaaatCTTGGGAACTCCTGCTACATGAATGCAGCACTTCAGGCTCTCTCTAACTG ccCACCTCTCACACAGTTTTTTCTGGAATGTGGCGGACTGGTCCGTACAGATAAGAAACCAGCACTGTGCAAAAGTTACCAAAAGCTGGTGTCTGAGGTTTGGCATAAGAAACG CCCAAGTTATGTTGTTCCAAGCAGTCTGTCCCATGGAATTAAGCTCGTCAACCCCATGTTCCGAGGCTACGCACAGCAG GACACTCAGGAGTTCCTGCGGTGCCTGATGGATCAGCTTCACGAAGAACTGAAGGAACCAATTGTTGCAGAGACGAGGGATTTGGATACCAGTGACCAGGATGACAAACGAGAGGGAGACCGAAGTCCTTCGGAGGATGAGTTCCTTTCCTGTGACTCAAGCAGCGACAGAGGTGAAGATGGTCAAAGCCGCACCACAAGCGGCatgggcagcagctccctggcagagACAGAGCTGTTGATCCAGGACGAAGCAGGGAGGGGGATCTCCGAGAAGGAGAGGATGAAGGACAGGAAGTTCTCCTGTGGCCATCGGCGCAGCAACTCGGAGCAGGTGGATGAGGATGCAGATGTGGATACTACTATGATGCCAGTTGATGGTAGAGCCTCACCTGAGATGCTGCCAGCTCCCCGTCCTGCCAGCCCGTGTAGGACACCAG AACCTGACAACGATGCCTACGTGCGCTGCTCCTCGCGCCCCTGCAGTCCTGTCCATCATGAGATGCACTCCAAGCTCTCTGGCAGTCCTCCTCGCTCCAGTCCTGCCAGGCTCGGACCTTCCTACGTACTCAAGAAAG CCCAGGTGCAGGCttctgggaaaaagaagaaagaacttcGTTACCGTAGTGTGATTTCTGACATCTTCGATGGCTCCATTCTCAGCCTGGTGCAGTGCCTCACCTGTGACAGA GTTTCTACGACAGTGGAGACATTCCAGGACCTGTCACTTCCAATCCCAGGGAAGGAGGACTTGGCCAAGCTGCACTCAGCCATCTACCAAAATGTGCCAGCTAAGACAGGGGCATGTGGGGACAACTATGCCTCACAAGGCTGGATTGCTTTCATCATGGAGTACATCCGGAG ATTTGTGGTGTCCTGTATCCCTAGCTGGTTTTGGGGTCCCGTTGTGACGCTGGAGGATTGTCTTGCTGCCTTTTTTGCAGCGGATGAGTTGAAGG GGGACAACATGTACAGTTGTGAACGGTGTAAAAA acTGCGGAATGGAGTAAAGTACTGCAAAGTCCTCCGGCTACCAGAG ATTCTTTGCATCCACTTGAAACGGTTCCGGCATGAGGTGATGTATTCCTTCAAGATCAACAGTCATGTCTCCTTCCCCTTGGAAGGGCTGGATCTGCGACCTTTCCTAGCCAAGGAATGTGTCTCCCAGATCACCACCTACGATCTCCTGTCAGTCATCTGCCACCATGGCACAGCAGGCA GTGGGCATTACATAGCCTACTGCCAGAACGTGATCAACGGCCAGTGGTACGAGTTTGATGACCAGTATGTCACTGAAGTCCATGAGACCGTGGTACAGAATGCAGAAGCCTATGTCTTGTTCTACAG GAAAAGCAGTGAAGAAGCTGTGCGAGAGCGTCAGAAGGTTGTGTCCCTTGCCAGCATGAAGGAGCACAGTTTACTCCAGTTCTACATCTCTCGAGAGTGGCTCAATAAATTCAACACCTTTGCTGAGCCTGGTCCCATCACCAATCACACCTTCCTGTGCTCTCACGGAG GGATCCCTCCTAATAAATACCACTACATCGATGACCTGGTTGTGATTCTGCCCCAGAACGTGTGGGAATATCTCTACAACAG GTTCGGGGGTGGCCCTGCTGTGAACCATCTGTACGTGTGCTCGATTTGCCAAGTGGAGATTGAAGCACTTGCCAAACGCAGAAGAATTGAAATAGACACCTTCATCAAG CTGAACAAGGCTTTCCAGGCAGAGGAGTCTCCAAGTGTCATCTACTGTATCAGCATGCAGTGGTTCCGTGAGTGGGAAGCCTTTGTCAAGGGGAAGGATAACG AGCCTCCCGGACCAATTGACAACAGCAAGATTGCACTCACAAAAGCAGGTGGCCACGTGCAAGTTAAGCAGG GCGCTGACTACGGGCAGATTTCCGAGGAGACATGGATTTATTTAAGCACACTGTATGGAGGGGGCCCAGAGATTGCTATCAGACAGAATGTGGCCCAGGTCCAAGAACTGGAAAACCTCCATGGGGAGCAGAAGATTGAAGCGGAGACGCGGGCTGTGTGA
- the USP20 gene encoding ubiquitin carboxyl-terminal hydrolase 20 isoform X2, whose translation MGDTRDICPHLDSIGEVTRDDLLLKSKGTCQSCGAVGPNLWACLQIGCPYVGCGESFADHSTLHAQAKKHNLTVNLTTFRIWCYACEKEVFLDQRLAAHTQSPPVKFSEPDSPLPAHPLKAVPIAVADEGESESEDDDLKPRGLTGMKNLGNSCYMNAALQALSNCPPLTQFFLECGGLVRTDKKPALCKSYQKLVSEVWHKKRPSYVVPSSLSHGIKLVNPMFRGYAQQDTQEFLRCLMDQLHEELKEPIVAETRDLDTSDQDDKREGDRSPSEDEFLSCDSSSDRGEDGQSRTTSGMGSSSLAETELLIQDEAGRGISEKERMKDRKFSCGHRRSNSEQVDEDADVDTTMMPVDGRASPEMLPAPRPASPCRTPEPDNDAYVRCSSRPCSPVHHEMHSKLSGSPPRSSPARLGPSYVLKKAQVQASGKKKKELRYRSVISDIFDGSILSLVQCLTCDRVSTTVETFQDLSLPIPGKEDLAKLHSAIYQNVPAKTGACGDNYASQGWIAFIMEYIRRFVVSCIPSWFWGPVVTLEDCLAAFFAADELKGDNMYSCERCKKLRNGVKYCKVLRLPEILCIHLKRFRHEVMYSFKINSHVSFPLEGLDLRPFLAKECVSQITTYDLLSVICHHGTAGSGHYIAYCQNVINGQWYEFDDQYVTEVHETVVQNAEAYVLFYRKSSEEAVRERQKVVSLASMKEHSLLQFYISREWLNKFNTFAEPGPITNHTFLCSHGGIPPNKYHYIDDLVVILPQNVWEYLYNRFGGGPAVNHLYVCSICQVEIEALAKRRRIEIDTFIKLNKAFQAEESPSVIYCISMQWFREWEAFVKGKDNEPPGPIDNSKIALTKAGGHVQVKQGPLPIAKKGR comes from the exons ATGGGGGATACAAGAGACATCTGTCCTCACCTGGATTCCATAGGAGAGGTGACCAGGGATGATCTGCTGCTCAAATCCAAG GGAACTTGCCAGTCTTGTGGAGCTGTGGGACCAAATCTCTGGGCTTGTCTTCAG ATTGGTTGTCCTTATGTTGGTTGTGGGGAGTCCTTTGCTGACCACAGCACACTTCATGCACAG gCCAAAAAGCACAACCTGACGGTGAATCTGACCACTTTCCGCATCTGGTGTTATGCTTGTGAAAAGGAGGTGTTCTTGGACCAGCGGCTGGCAGCGCACACACAGTCACCACCAGTAAAGTTCTCTGAACCG GATTCTCCACTGCCTGCTCACCCTTTGAAAGCTGTTCCGATTGCAGTGGCTGATGAAGGTGAATCTGAATCTGAGGATGATGATTTGAAACCAAGAG gccttactggaatgaaaaatCTTGGGAACTCCTGCTACATGAATGCAGCACTTCAGGCTCTCTCTAACTG ccCACCTCTCACACAGTTTTTTCTGGAATGTGGCGGACTGGTCCGTACAGATAAGAAACCAGCACTGTGCAAAAGTTACCAAAAGCTGGTGTCTGAGGTTTGGCATAAGAAACG CCCAAGTTATGTTGTTCCAAGCAGTCTGTCCCATGGAATTAAGCTCGTCAACCCCATGTTCCGAGGCTACGCACAGCAG GACACTCAGGAGTTCCTGCGGTGCCTGATGGATCAGCTTCACGAAGAACTGAAGGAACCAATTGTTGCAGAGACGAGGGATTTGGATACCAGTGACCAGGATGACAAACGAGAGGGAGACCGAAGTCCTTCGGAGGATGAGTTCCTTTCCTGTGACTCAAGCAGCGACAGAGGTGAAGATGGTCAAAGCCGCACCACAAGCGGCatgggcagcagctccctggcagagACAGAGCTGTTGATCCAGGACGAAGCAGGGAGGGGGATCTCCGAGAAGGAGAGGATGAAGGACAGGAAGTTCTCCTGTGGCCATCGGCGCAGCAACTCGGAGCAGGTGGATGAGGATGCAGATGTGGATACTACTATGATGCCAGTTGATGGTAGAGCCTCACCTGAGATGCTGCCAGCTCCCCGTCCTGCCAGCCCGTGTAGGACACCAG AACCTGACAACGATGCCTACGTGCGCTGCTCCTCGCGCCCCTGCAGTCCTGTCCATCATGAGATGCACTCCAAGCTCTCTGGCAGTCCTCCTCGCTCCAGTCCTGCCAGGCTCGGACCTTCCTACGTACTCAAGAAAG CCCAGGTGCAGGCttctgggaaaaagaagaaagaacttcGTTACCGTAGTGTGATTTCTGACATCTTCGATGGCTCCATTCTCAGCCTGGTGCAGTGCCTCACCTGTGACAGA GTTTCTACGACAGTGGAGACATTCCAGGACCTGTCACTTCCAATCCCAGGGAAGGAGGACTTGGCCAAGCTGCACTCAGCCATCTACCAAAATGTGCCAGCTAAGACAGGGGCATGTGGGGACAACTATGCCTCACAAGGCTGGATTGCTTTCATCATGGAGTACATCCGGAG ATTTGTGGTGTCCTGTATCCCTAGCTGGTTTTGGGGTCCCGTTGTGACGCTGGAGGATTGTCTTGCTGCCTTTTTTGCAGCGGATGAGTTGAAGG GGGACAACATGTACAGTTGTGAACGGTGTAAAAA acTGCGGAATGGAGTAAAGTACTGCAAAGTCCTCCGGCTACCAGAG ATTCTTTGCATCCACTTGAAACGGTTCCGGCATGAGGTGATGTATTCCTTCAAGATCAACAGTCATGTCTCCTTCCCCTTGGAAGGGCTGGATCTGCGACCTTTCCTAGCCAAGGAATGTGTCTCCCAGATCACCACCTACGATCTCCTGTCAGTCATCTGCCACCATGGCACAGCAGGCA GTGGGCATTACATAGCCTACTGCCAGAACGTGATCAACGGCCAGTGGTACGAGTTTGATGACCAGTATGTCACTGAAGTCCATGAGACCGTGGTACAGAATGCAGAAGCCTATGTCTTGTTCTACAG GAAAAGCAGTGAAGAAGCTGTGCGAGAGCGTCAGAAGGTTGTGTCCCTTGCCAGCATGAAGGAGCACAGTTTACTCCAGTTCTACATCTCTCGAGAGTGGCTCAATAAATTCAACACCTTTGCTGAGCCTGGTCCCATCACCAATCACACCTTCCTGTGCTCTCACGGAG GGATCCCTCCTAATAAATACCACTACATCGATGACCTGGTTGTGATTCTGCCCCAGAACGTGTGGGAATATCTCTACAACAG GTTCGGGGGTGGCCCTGCTGTGAACCATCTGTACGTGTGCTCGATTTGCCAAGTGGAGATTGAAGCACTTGCCAAACGCAGAAGAATTGAAATAGACACCTTCATCAAG CTGAACAAGGCTTTCCAGGCAGAGGAGTCTCCAAGTGTCATCTACTGTATCAGCATGCAGTGGTTCCGTGAGTGGGAAGCCTTTGTCAAGGGGAAGGATAACG AGCCTCCCGGACCAATTGACAACAGCAAGATTGCACTCACAAAAGCAGGTGGCCACGTGCAAGTTAAGCAGG GTCCCTTGCCGATTGCAAAAAAAGGGAGATGA